Genomic DNA from Acidobacteriota bacterium:
GGTCCCCGCGAGCGTGAGGACCTCGTCCACCAGGGGAAGGCCCTCCACGGCTGGGAGGACGGAAGGCCTCACGAGGGCGGTGACGCGGAGGTCGGGACGCGCGCGGCGGAGGGCCGCCAGGGAGGGCGTGCAGAACAGCACGTCCCCTACCCAGTTCGGCAGCCGGACCAGGAGCCGGGCCCCACGCCGGAGTTGAACCTCCGCTCCCATGGCGACTCCCCCTCTTTCCGGTTTCCCGTTCAACCGACGGGGTGGGCCGGTTCCCGGCCTTCGATCACCGCGAGGCAGTCGGCCACCGCCATCCGCGCCATCTCGGCGCGGGTCTCGGCCCCGGCCGATCCGAGGTGCGGGAGGAGGAACACGTTCGACAACTCCCTCAGGCCGGGAGCCAGCTCCGGCTCCCCCTCGTAGACGTCCAGTCCCGCACCCCCAAGCCCCCCCTCGCGAAGGCGCCGGACGAGGGCGGCCTCGTCCACCACGGCCCCCCGAGACGTGTTCACGAGAACGGCCCCGGGCTTCATGGTGCGCAGGCGCCGGTCGTCGAGAAGGTGCCGGGTCTGAGGAGTGAGCGGACAGTGCAGGCTTACGATGTCGGCGGCGCTCAAGAGCTCGTCGAGGTCCATGTACGCCGCGCCAAGGGCGGCTTCTTCCGAGGCGAGGAGCCGGCGGCGCTGGGTGTAGGCCACCTTCAGGCCAAAAGCGGGCGCGCGCCGGGCGACGGCCTTGCCGATTCGGCCCATGCCGACGATCCCGAGGAGCTTTCCCCTCAGGTCCATGCCGAGGAGAAGGTCGGGGGCCCACCCACGGAATCGTCCCGCGCGCATCATCCGATCGCCTTCGGGGGCCCTTCGCGCGGCGCCCAGCAGAAGCGTCCAGGCGAGGTCGGCGGTGGCCTCGGTA
This window encodes:
- a CDS encoding D-glycerate dehydrogenase: MAGRLPLIVLTSPLPGDAHALAEGRARVRTLRPRGPLSEDALLRALKRADGAVTLLSHPVTARVLESCSNLKVVSNYAVGTDNVDLEAARRLGIRVTNTPDILTEATADLAWTLLLGAARRAPEGDRMMRAGRFRGWAPDLLLGMDLRGKLLGIVGMGRIGKAVARRAPAFGLKVAYTQRRRLLASEEAALGAAYMDLDELLSAADIVSLHCPLTPQTRHLLDDRRLRTMKPGAVLVNTSRGAVVDEAALVRRLREGGLGGAGLDVYEGEPELAPGLRELSNVFLLPHLGSAGAETRAEMARMAVADCLAVIEGREPAHPVG